Proteins co-encoded in one Culicoidibacter larvae genomic window:
- a CDS encoding DUF948 domain-containing protein has protein sequence MNNITIDLNTIFWVLIIAILFVAIILLVYLIRFLRMLFTTIKEANKAIQKVQTLVDDTNKVMKETYEITARANSSYKKVNTLVDALTTAVGGFVSAKLRRK, from the coding sequence ATGAACAATATTACAATTGATTTAAACACAATTTTTTGGGTACTCATTATTGCGATATTGTTTGTTGCAATTATATTGCTCGTCTATTTGATCCGATTCTTAAGAATGTTATTTACAACGATCAAAGAAGCGAACAAGGCTATTCAAAAGGTCCAAACGCTTGTTGATGATACCAACAAAGTTATGAAAGAAACTTATGAGATAACAGCAAGAGCAAATTCAAGTTATAAAAAGGTAAATACACTTGTAGATGCATTGACAACAGCAGTAGGCGGATTCGTTTCCGCAAAATTGAGAAGAAAGTAG
- a CDS encoding YtxH domain-containing protein — MAKEKSNLGAVLTSVALGVVAGAVGGVVAGILLAPKSGKETVKDIKSKTFQIRDKAVDTAHDMRERGEHMLDNFNKNATNEAKQTFSFVEDEVAKNPFLGNKKADLIERIQNAANDIDEDDIINAR; from the coding sequence ATGGCAAAAGAAAAAAGCAATTTAGGAGCAGTATTAACTTCAGTAGCACTCGGTGTGGTAGCAGGGGCTGTCGGAGGAGTAGTTGCAGGAATTTTACTTGCACCAAAATCTGGTAAAGAAACTGTAAAAGATATTAAGAGTAAAACATTCCAAATTCGCGATAAAGCTGTAGATACGGCTCATGATATGCGTGAACGCGGAGAGCATATGTTAGATAACTTTAACAAAAATGCTACTAATGAAGCAAAACAAACATTTTCTTTCGTAGAAGATGAAGTTGCAAAAAATCCTTTCTTAGGAAATAAAAAAGCTGATTTAATTGAACGTATTCAAAATGCTGCAAATGATATTGACGAAGACGATATCATCAACGCTCGTTAA
- the murC gene encoding UDP-N-acetylmuramate--L-alanine ligase yields the protein MAQYHFIGIKGAGMSALASILHDLGHSVKGSDVEHYFFTQTQLERRGIELLPFDANNIHADDIIIQGNAFHSGNNVEVRAVLEQGLQAIPYSEYLAEFASSFISVAIAGTHGKTTTTGMLAQMLAPIKPTAFLIGDGTGLAASDSEYFVFEACEYKRHFLAYAPDYAIITNIEFDHPDYFKDEQDVMQAFETFANQATKKVIVYGDDANALQLDVDERKIIYYGKNNNNDVQARNIKKTQSGVSFDVYVYDEFSGHYELPFYGDHMIANSLAVITVGILQNIDPEVINEHLAEFTGVQRRFNVREFGKQVLVDDYAHHPTEIAATLEAIRQRYPERELVLVFQPHTFSRTEAFLDEFADILAKADSCYLVDIFASARETGGQLSISDLAAKIPGSKVLSYDNLEELCKHDSAAIVFMGAGDVNEYLDTYQKECANRNF from the coding sequence ATGGCGCAGTATCATTTTATTGGAATTAAGGGTGCCGGAATGAGTGCTTTAGCAAGCATTCTGCATGACTTAGGTCATTCGGTTAAGGGTTCAGATGTTGAACATTATTTCTTCACCCAAACACAATTAGAAAGACGCGGTATTGAATTACTGCCTTTTGATGCAAATAATATTCATGCTGATGATATTATTATTCAGGGAAATGCTTTTCATAGCGGCAACAATGTTGAAGTCCGCGCCGTGTTGGAGCAAGGACTTCAAGCTATTCCTTACAGTGAGTATTTAGCCGAATTTGCCAGCAGCTTCATTAGTGTTGCTATTGCCGGAACTCATGGTAAGACAACCACAACGGGAATGTTGGCGCAGATGCTGGCTCCTATTAAACCAACTGCGTTTTTGATTGGTGATGGAACCGGACTTGCAGCGAGTGATAGTGAGTACTTTGTATTTGAGGCTTGTGAATATAAGCGTCATTTTTTAGCGTATGCACCTGATTATGCGATTATCACCAATATTGAATTTGATCATCCGGATTACTTTAAAGATGAGCAAGATGTTATGCAGGCTTTTGAAACGTTTGCTAATCAGGCAACTAAGAAAGTAATCGTTTACGGCGATGATGCAAATGCTTTGCAATTGGATGTTGATGAGCGTAAAATTATCTACTACGGTAAGAATAACAATAATGATGTTCAAGCTCGTAATATTAAAAAAACTCAAAGCGGTGTAAGCTTTGATGTTTATGTTTATGATGAGTTTTCCGGACATTATGAGCTGCCATTCTATGGTGACCATATGATTGCCAATAGTTTAGCGGTTATTACAGTTGGGATTTTGCAAAATATTGATCCTGAGGTTATTAATGAACATTTAGCAGAATTTACCGGAGTACAACGCCGCTTTAATGTGCGTGAGTTTGGTAAGCAGGTATTGGTTGATGATTATGCTCATCACCCAACTGAAATTGCGGCAACACTTGAGGCAATTCGTCAGCGCTATCCTGAAAGAGAATTGGTATTGGTTTTTCAACCGCATACGTTCTCACGGACAGAGGCGTTTTTGGATGAGTTTGCCGATATTTTGGCAAAAGCAGATTCTTGTTACTTAGTTGATATTTTCGCTTCTGCACGCGAGACCGGCGGACAGTTGTCAATTAGCGATTTAGCGGCTAAAATCCCTGGTTCAAAGGTACTCTCATATGATAATTTGGAGGAGCTTTGCAAGCATGATTCTGCGGCAATTGTCTTCATGGGTGCAGGCGATGTAAATGAATATTTGGATACATATCAAAAAGAGTGCGCAAATAGGAATTTTTAA